The proteins below come from a single Plantactinospora sp. KBS50 genomic window:
- a CDS encoding NAD(P)-dependent oxidoreductase yields the protein MKLVVIGAGGRTGRLVIERAVADGHRVTGVARRPASVGLTDPELNIVRGDVLEPDSLVDPLAAADAVCYLVGVPGRSTSVTRSVGMANLTGAMVASGVRRVFAVSPTAIDVSREAPLLRRATVKFLIDKRNRNPFLEYERVEDEMRHGGVEWTAIRVARLTDAPATFRYRARLGNHIRDERPLSRADLADYLLTHLGDESIRNAVVTVSGP from the coding sequence ATGAAGCTGGTCGTGATCGGCGCCGGTGGGCGCACCGGGCGTCTGGTGATCGAGCGGGCCGTCGCGGACGGGCACCGGGTCACCGGGGTCGCCCGCCGGCCCGCCTCGGTCGGCCTGACCGACCCGGAACTGAACATCGTCCGGGGTGACGTGCTGGAGCCGGACTCCCTGGTCGACCCGCTGGCCGCGGCGGACGCGGTCTGCTACCTGGTCGGCGTGCCCGGCAGGTCGACCTCGGTCACCCGGTCGGTGGGGATGGCGAACCTGACCGGGGCGATGGTGGCCAGCGGGGTGCGCCGGGTCTTCGCGGTCTCCCCGACGGCGATCGACGTCTCCCGGGAGGCGCCGCTGCTGCGCCGGGCGACGGTGAAGTTCCTGATCGACAAGCGCAACCGCAACCCGTTCCTGGAGTACGAGCGGGTCGAGGACGAGATGCGGCACGGCGGTGTCGAGTGGACGGCGATCCGGGTGGCCCGGCTCACCGATGCGCCCGCCACCTTCCGGTACCGCGCCCGGCTGGGCAACCACATCCGCGACGAGCGCCCGCTGTCCCGGGCGGACCTCGCCGACTACCTGCTCACGCACCTGGGCGACGAGTCGATCCGCAACGCCGTGGTCACGGTGAGCGGCCCCTGA
- a CDS encoding NAD(P)-dependent oxidoreductase → MQRVGFVGLGVMGSGMAARLLAAGLAVTVYNRTAGRADGLAAAGATVCRTPAEAAAGADLVLISVATADAVREVLRGDAGVLAGAAPGAVIADLSTVSPDEARELAGLVEAAGARALDARVLGNARHARSGELRFMVGGAAADVDAARPVFELLGKETVHLGGLGTGAAAKVAMNLLMGVQLQSLAEAVVFGERAGLDRDQLIGMIAASGYSSPVMRFKSGVMARRDFQRADFRLVLMRKDLGLALADAGRTGVPMPATAAAHEVLSGAVAAGLGERDCAAVLEHLERMAAPAPE, encoded by the coding sequence ATGCAACGGGTGGGCTTTGTGGGGCTCGGCGTGATGGGTTCCGGGATGGCGGCCCGGCTGCTGGCGGCGGGGCTGGCGGTGACGGTGTACAACCGCACCGCCGGCCGCGCCGACGGGTTGGCCGCCGCGGGCGCCACGGTCTGCCGTACCCCGGCCGAGGCCGCCGCCGGCGCGGACCTGGTGCTGATCAGCGTCGCCACCGCGGACGCGGTGCGGGAGGTGCTCCGCGGCGACGCCGGGGTGCTGGCCGGCGCGGCGCCGGGGGCGGTGATCGCCGACCTGAGCACCGTCTCCCCGGACGAGGCCCGCGAGCTGGCCGGGCTGGTCGAGGCCGCCGGAGCGCGAGCGCTGGACGCCCGGGTGCTCGGCAACGCCCGGCACGCCCGCTCCGGCGAACTGCGCTTCATGGTCGGCGGCGCGGCGGCCGACGTGGACGCCGCCCGGCCGGTGTTCGAACTGCTCGGCAAGGAGACCGTGCACCTCGGCGGGCTGGGCACCGGCGCGGCGGCGAAGGTGGCGATGAACCTGCTGATGGGCGTCCAGCTCCAGTCCCTCGCCGAGGCCGTGGTCTTCGGCGAGCGGGCCGGCCTGGACCGGGACCAGTTGATCGGGATGATCGCCGCGAGCGGCTACAGCTCGCCGGTGATGCGCTTCAAGAGCGGCGTGATGGCGCGCCGGGACTTCCAGCGGGCGGACTTCCGGCTCGTGCTGATGCGCAAGGACCTGGGCCTGGCGCTCGCCGACGCCGGGCGGACCGGGGTGCCGATGCCGGCCACCGCGGCGGCCCACGAGGTGCTGTCCGGCGCCGTCGCGGCCGGTCTCGGCGAGCGTGACTGCGCCGCCGTGCTGGAACACCTGGAACGGATGGCCGCCCCGGCGCCGGAGTGA
- a CDS encoding ABC transporter permease — protein sequence MIASFRAELFKMRHRSALWLIVAVWMVLTLVFGYLFPYLSYNGTSGGPGGVPADADAALARALPAGVISAAVQGFPLFAGALALILGVLVTGSEYGWQTLKAVLTQGPRRLSVLAGSFLALQLVIGLIVVATFLTASGGAAVVAAVTSKPAQWPGLVDFVQGFVGGWLIVGMWATLGMVLGILVRGTALAVGVGLVWALAVETLLRLFAPSVSLLDTLQRWLPGTNAGGMAGAIGVATQGAAADTPGVSTVVTGTHAALVLAGYVALSVVVGAAVLQRRDVT from the coding sequence ATGATCGCGAGCTTCCGCGCCGAGCTGTTCAAGATGCGCCACCGGTCGGCCCTCTGGCTGATCGTCGCCGTGTGGATGGTGCTCACCCTCGTCTTCGGCTACCTGTTCCCGTACCTGAGCTACAACGGCACCTCGGGCGGTCCGGGCGGCGTACCGGCGGACGCCGACGCGGCGCTGGCCCGCGCGCTGCCGGCCGGGGTGATCTCCGCGGCCGTGCAGGGCTTCCCGCTGTTCGCCGGTGCGCTCGCGCTGATCCTCGGCGTGCTGGTCACCGGCAGCGAGTACGGCTGGCAGACGCTCAAGGCGGTGCTCACCCAGGGACCGCGGCGGCTGTCCGTGCTGGCCGGCTCGTTCCTGGCGCTGCAACTGGTGATCGGGTTGATCGTGGTGGCCACCTTCCTGACCGCGTCCGGCGGTGCCGCCGTGGTGGCGGCCGTGACGTCGAAGCCGGCCCAGTGGCCGGGCCTCGTCGACTTCGTCCAGGGGTTCGTGGGCGGCTGGCTGATCGTGGGCATGTGGGCGACCCTCGGCATGGTGCTGGGCATCCTGGTCCGCGGCACGGCACTGGCGGTCGGCGTCGGGCTGGTCTGGGCCCTCGCGGTGGAGACCCTGCTGCGGCTGTTCGCCCCGAGCGTGAGCCTGCTGGACACGCTCCAGCGCTGGCTGCCGGGCACCAATGCCGGCGGCATGGCCGGCGCCATCGGCGTGGCGACCCAGGGCGCCGCCGCGGACACCCCAGGGGTGTCCACGGTGGTCACCGGGACGCACGCGGCGCTGGTCCTGGCCGGGTACGTCGCGCTGTCCGTCGTGGTCGGTGCGGCGGTGCTGCAGCGGCGCGACGTGACCTGA
- a CDS encoding cupin domain-containing protein, giving the protein MKPFLHEPQDCRAIWHMGALMVFRATSADTDNAFWLAEQTSNRGYASPVHVHSREDETFVVLDGELSIEIDGVLYRPGVGSTVFAPRGLPHSYKVESDQARWLVLGTPGGFDGWFFETGKPAERPEVPEFNPADFPDFGEVIASVERFGGKVLGPPRA; this is encoded by the coding sequence ATGAAGCCGTTTCTGCACGAGCCGCAGGACTGCCGGGCGATCTGGCACATGGGCGCGCTGATGGTGTTCAGGGCCACCAGCGCGGACACCGACAACGCGTTCTGGCTGGCCGAACAGACCTCCAACCGCGGGTACGCCTCGCCGGTGCACGTGCACAGCCGCGAGGACGAGACGTTCGTCGTGCTCGACGGGGAGCTGAGCATCGAGATCGACGGCGTGCTGTACCGGCCGGGCGTGGGCAGCACGGTCTTCGCCCCGCGCGGCCTGCCGCACTCCTACAAGGTGGAGTCCGACCAGGCCCGCTGGCTGGTGCTGGGCACGCCCGGCGGGTTCGACGGCTGGTTCTTCGAGACCGGCAAGCCGGCCGAGCGGCCGGAGGTCCCCGAGTTCAACCCGGCCGACTTCCCGGACTTCGGCGAGGTGATCGCCTCCGTGGAACGGTTCGGCGGCAAGGTCCTCGGCCCGCCGCGGGCCTGA
- a CDS encoding nuclear transport factor 2 family protein, giving the protein MRERSGRGGMDTSQQVTELVGRWADAVLASDAEALAGLSTEDFTIVGPLGFVLDRERWLGSYAGGGLVTHQLHTKDLRVRGYGDTAVAIGEHTQRIEFQARPSGGDFRVTHIAVRRADRWLLAGQHFCQIAPPPGAGR; this is encoded by the coding sequence ATGCGTGAGCGAAGCGGGAGGGGCGGGATGGACACCAGCCAGCAGGTCACCGAACTCGTCGGCCGGTGGGCCGACGCGGTGCTGGCCAGCGACGCGGAGGCCCTCGCCGGGCTGTCGACCGAGGACTTCACCATCGTCGGGCCGCTGGGCTTCGTCCTGGACCGGGAACGCTGGCTGGGGTCCTACGCCGGCGGCGGGCTGGTCACCCACCAACTGCACACCAAGGACCTGCGGGTACGCGGGTACGGCGACACGGCGGTGGCCATCGGCGAGCACACGCAGCGCATCGAGTTCCAGGCGCGACCCTCCGGCGGCGACTTCCGGGTCACCCACATCGCGGTGCGCCGCGCCGACCGGTGGCTGCTGGCCGGGCAGCACTTCTGCCAGATCGCCCCGCCGCCCGGCGCCGGGCGCTGA
- a CDS encoding NAD(P)-dependent oxidoreductase translates to MRLAVFGGTGGTGRRLIDQAIEAGHEVTALARDPSALGQAAGGLTVVPGDVLDPDDVRRAVHGADAVASALGIGMHRHATTVYSQGTGNVQRAMRAEGVRRLLVVSTSSLRPPERGHPAEWLVGRLLHRILARPYADMRAMERGVREADDLDWTLVRAARLTNGPRTRRYRVAYDAGLPGCWSISRADLAHYLLTRSTAGDTHRRVAEIAY, encoded by the coding sequence GTGCGGCTCGCGGTGTTCGGCGGCACGGGCGGTACCGGACGCCGCCTGATCGACCAGGCGATCGAGGCCGGCCACGAGGTGACGGCGCTGGCCCGGGACCCCTCCGCGCTGGGGCAGGCGGCCGGGGGGCTCACCGTCGTACCGGGCGACGTGCTCGACCCGGACGACGTCCGGCGGGCGGTGCACGGTGCCGACGCGGTCGCCTCGGCGCTGGGCATCGGCATGCACCGGCACGCCACCACGGTGTACTCGCAGGGCACCGGCAACGTCCAGCGGGCGATGCGGGCCGAGGGCGTCCGGCGGCTGCTGGTGGTCTCCACCTCGTCGCTGCGGCCGCCCGAGCGCGGCCACCCCGCCGAATGGCTGGTCGGCCGGCTGCTGCACCGGATCCTCGCCCGGCCGTACGCGGACATGCGGGCCATGGAGCGGGGCGTGCGGGAGGCCGACGACCTCGACTGGACGCTGGTGCGCGCCGCGCGCCTCACCAACGGTCCGCGCACCCGGCGCTACCGGGTCGCGTACGACGCCGGGCTGCCGGGTTGCTGGTCGATCTCCCGCGCCGACCTGGCGCACTACCTGCTGACCCGGTCCACGGCCGGCGACACCCATCGGCGGGTTGCCGAAATCGCGTACTGA
- a CDS encoding LLM class flavin-dependent oxidoreductase, translating to MDIALALPNAVRATPGRDLLAWAVEGERAGFSTLATLDRLVYDNHESLTTLAAAAAVTEQVRLLTAILIAPLHTNTALLAKQLATVDRLSGGRLTVGAAVGARPDDFRAAGADHAHRGRRFDEQLAELRRLWGGERRGFAGGVGPAPTTPGGPPLVLGGHSPAALRRVAAHGTGWISGSGGPGMFRQGAAAVTAGWRETGRPGRPRLLALLYFSLGDDAEALAGGYLNDYYGFAPGYARSVVAASAIGAAALRRSVAEFAAAGCDELVLAPCSSGLDQVKLLRDELPG from the coding sequence GTGGACATCGCACTCGCGCTGCCGAACGCGGTCCGGGCAACCCCCGGCCGGGACCTGCTCGCCTGGGCGGTCGAGGGAGAGCGGGCCGGCTTCTCGACGCTGGCCACCCTCGACCGCCTGGTCTACGACAACCACGAGAGCCTGACCACGCTGGCCGCGGCGGCCGCCGTGACCGAACAGGTACGGCTGCTCACCGCGATCCTGATCGCGCCGCTGCACACCAACACGGCGCTGCTGGCCAAGCAGCTCGCCACGGTGGACCGGCTCTCCGGTGGGCGGCTCACCGTGGGCGCCGCGGTCGGCGCCCGGCCGGACGACTTCCGGGCCGCCGGCGCCGACCACGCGCACCGCGGCCGGCGCTTCGACGAGCAGCTCGCCGAGCTGCGGCGGCTGTGGGGCGGGGAACGCCGGGGGTTCGCCGGCGGCGTCGGCCCGGCGCCGACCACCCCGGGCGGTCCGCCGCTCGTCCTCGGCGGCCACTCGCCGGCCGCGCTGCGCCGGGTGGCGGCGCACGGCACCGGCTGGATCAGCGGCAGCGGCGGGCCGGGCATGTTCCGGCAGGGCGCCGCGGCCGTCACCGCCGGATGGCGGGAGACCGGCCGGCCCGGCCGGCCCCGGCTGCTCGCGCTGCTGTACTTCAGCCTCGGCGACGATGCCGAGGCGCTGGCCGGCGGCTACCTGAACGACTACTACGGCTTCGCGCCCGGGTACGCCCGGTCGGTGGTCGCCGCGAGCGCGATCGGCGCGGCGGCGCTGCGCCGGTCGGTGGCCGAGTTCGCGGCGGCCGGCTGCGACGAGCTGGTGCTGGCGCCCTGCTCCAGCGGGTTGGACCAGGTGAAGCTGCTCCGCGACGAACTGCCCGGCTGA
- a CDS encoding response regulator transcription factor: MIRVVLADDHELVRMGLRTLVDREDDMQVVGEAQSGQDALELMRRERPDILLLDVRMPGMDGLETLRRMHADPVLADIRVIVVTTFEIDQYVFEALQAGASGFILKDTAPDELVRAVRVVAAGEALLSPSVTRRVVSLFAQHAAPGSAPTVGLDELTEREREVLAWVATGESNEEIAKELYLSPATVRTHVSRAMVKLHARSRAQLVVIAVRAGLTVPR, translated from the coding sequence GTGATCCGGGTGGTGCTGGCCGACGACCACGAACTGGTGCGGATGGGACTGCGCACGCTTGTCGACCGCGAGGACGACATGCAGGTGGTCGGGGAGGCGCAGAGCGGTCAGGACGCGCTGGAGCTGATGCGCCGGGAACGGCCGGACATCCTGCTGCTGGACGTCCGGATGCCGGGCATGGACGGTCTGGAGACGCTGCGGCGGATGCACGCCGACCCCGTCCTCGCGGACATCCGGGTCATCGTGGTCACCACGTTCGAGATCGACCAGTACGTCTTCGAGGCGCTCCAGGCCGGCGCGAGCGGGTTCATCCTCAAGGACACCGCCCCGGACGAGCTGGTCCGGGCGGTCCGGGTGGTGGCCGCCGGCGAGGCGCTGCTGTCGCCGTCGGTGACCCGGCGGGTGGTGTCGCTGTTCGCCCAGCACGCCGCGCCGGGTTCGGCGCCGACGGTGGGCCTGGACGAGCTGACCGAGCGGGAACGCGAGGTGCTGGCCTGGGTGGCCACCGGCGAGTCGAACGAGGAGATCGCCAAGGAGCTGTACCTGAGCCCGGCGACCGTCCGCACCCACGTGAGCCGGGCGATGGTGAAGCTGCACGCCCGGTCCCGGGCGCAACTGGTCGTGATCGCGGTGCGGGCCGGGCTGACCGTGCCGCGCTGA
- a CDS encoding SDR family NAD(P)-dependent oxidoreductase, which yields MTGATGPQAGQRALVGRRALVVGGYGGLGGEICAQLAAQGAAVAVAGRSPDKAGELADRLRRYGVDTVGLALDVASAESIRHGVAETWSALNGVDVLVNCASRLDTVPAETFPERVWQEVVQTNLTGAFLLSQEVGRRLIEAGEPGRLVHLSSVRSALGVKRGFTAYGASKAGLNLLIRQLATEWGRHGITVNGVAPGFVATEFVESAAQDPAFVAMVRQRIPLGRFAEPEEVASAVLYLVSPPARFITGQVLFVDGGVTASQ from the coding sequence GTGACCGGGGCGACGGGTCCGCAGGCCGGGCAGCGTGCCCTGGTCGGGCGGCGTGCCCTGGTCGTCGGCGGGTACGGCGGGCTGGGCGGGGAGATCTGCGCGCAGTTGGCCGCCCAGGGCGCGGCGGTGGCGGTGGCCGGCCGGTCGCCGGACAAGGCGGGCGAGCTGGCCGACCGGCTGCGCCGGTACGGCGTCGACACCGTCGGGCTGGCCCTGGACGTGGCCTCGGCGGAGAGCATCCGGCACGGCGTCGCCGAGACCTGGTCGGCGCTGAACGGCGTGGACGTGCTGGTCAACTGCGCCAGCCGGCTGGACACCGTACCGGCCGAGACGTTTCCCGAGCGGGTCTGGCAGGAGGTGGTGCAGACCAACCTCACCGGCGCCTTCCTGCTGTCGCAGGAGGTGGGCCGGCGGCTGATCGAGGCCGGCGAGCCGGGGCGGCTGGTGCACCTGTCCTCGGTCCGCTCGGCGCTGGGCGTCAAGCGCGGCTTCACCGCGTACGGCGCCAGCAAGGCCGGCCTGAACCTGCTGATCCGGCAGCTCGCGACCGAGTGGGGCCGGCACGGCATCACTGTCAACGGGGTGGCACCGGGCTTCGTGGCCACCGAGTTCGTCGAGTCGGCCGCCCAGGACCCCGCGTTCGTGGCGATGGTGCGGCAACGCATCCCGTTGGGCCGGTTCGCCGAGCCCGAGGAGGTGGCCAGCGCGGTGCTCTACCTGGTTTCCCCGCCGGCCCGGTTCATCACCGGGCAGGTGTTGTTCGTCGACGGCGGCGTCACCGCCAGCCAGTGA
- a CDS encoding sensor histidine kinase has protein sequence MGPGMGVVRRTGGGDSRLRPSPADLLLGAGLALLLVLGTLLVTVLQGHRFRDLDLIGGALVVLAALVTMALRRAAPIVALAGAIVVVNTYLLLNYPYGPIELCVVIAMFEAARRLRTRVSLLVCGIAAVLASGTAFIRLASDTTEPQWLALAWTSWLIVPWSLGSLAHVVAAGRDRARRELVARAALEERMRIAGDVHDVAGHGFALVAMQAGVALLVFQEQPAQARRALEAIQAASTRSLSELRSMLNVFHGGDDDPGRPAGAGAAPPTGAAPPTGAAPPTGAAPPTGAALPAGAAPPAGAAPPAGAALRPVTEPAGEAGLTGLLELVDQVRAGGLPVELDLCLGASLPEEVDLVAYRVAQESLTNVLRHAGPTRAWVRVDDSGDDLLVEVSDDGRGRGTGPPREGRGLAGMRRRVEAIGGRFEVQGGEDGFRVRARMPLTGVCA, from the coding sequence GTGGGACCCGGGATGGGCGTCGTCCGACGGACCGGCGGCGGCGACTCCCGGCTCCGTCCATCGCCCGCTGATCTGCTGCTGGGCGCGGGGCTGGCGCTGCTGCTGGTGCTCGGCACGCTGCTGGTGACCGTCCTGCAGGGGCACCGCTTCCGCGACCTGGACCTGATCGGCGGCGCGCTGGTGGTGCTGGCCGCCCTGGTCACGATGGCGTTGCGCCGGGCCGCGCCGATCGTCGCGCTGGCCGGCGCGATCGTCGTGGTCAACACGTACCTGCTGCTCAACTACCCGTACGGCCCCATCGAGCTGTGCGTCGTGATCGCGATGTTCGAGGCCGCCCGCCGGCTGCGGACCCGGGTCTCGCTGCTGGTCTGCGGCATCGCGGCCGTGCTCGCCTCGGGGACCGCCTTCATCCGGCTCGCCTCGGACACCACCGAGCCGCAGTGGCTGGCGCTGGCCTGGACGAGCTGGCTGATCGTGCCCTGGTCGCTGGGCTCGCTGGCGCACGTGGTGGCGGCCGGCCGGGACCGGGCGCGCCGGGAGCTGGTGGCGCGGGCCGCCCTGGAGGAGCGGATGCGGATCGCCGGTGACGTGCACGACGTCGCCGGGCACGGCTTCGCCCTGGTAGCGATGCAGGCCGGGGTGGCGCTGCTGGTGTTCCAGGAGCAGCCCGCGCAGGCGCGCCGCGCCCTGGAGGCGATCCAGGCGGCCAGCACCCGGTCGCTGAGCGAGCTGCGCAGCATGCTCAACGTGTTCCACGGTGGCGACGACGACCCGGGCCGGCCGGCGGGTGCCGGCGCCGCGCCGCCCACCGGTGCCGCACCGCCCACCGGCGCCGCGCCGCCCACCGGTGCCGCACCGCCCACCGGTGCCGCGCTGCCGGCCGGTGCCGCGCCGCCGGCCGGTGCCGCGCCGCCGGCCGGTGCCGCGCTGCGGCCGGTGACCGAGCCGGCCGGCGAGGCCGGCCTGACCGGCCTGCTGGAACTTGTCGACCAGGTCCGGGCCGGTGGCCTGCCGGTCGAGCTGGACCTGTGCCTGGGCGCCAGCCTGCCCGAGGAGGTGGACCTGGTGGCCTACCGCGTCGCGCAGGAGTCGCTCACCAACGTGCTGCGGCACGCGGGCCCGACCCGGGCCTGGGTACGCGTCGACGACAGCGGCGACGACCTGCTCGTCGAGGTGTCGGACGACGGTCGGGGCCGCGGCACCGGCCCGCCGCGGGAGGGCCGCGGGCTCGCCGGCATGCGCCGGCGGGTGGAGGCGATCGGTGGACGGTTCGAGGTGCAGGGTGGCGAGGACGGATTCCGGGTACGGGCCCGGATGCCGCTGACGGGGGTGTGCGCGTGA
- a CDS encoding amidohydrolase family protein, protein MTIDIHGHITPPELLARFPMPASLGDVEGMISRKASLGIELTIVGSPVGVGTMVPVPGLDNYAQSADRIDAFHEWVAETVRAHHRHLRAYAYVNPYATDDSLHRVAKRLAQEEFVGLIVNTSVRGEYLDSPRAEGVFALAAETGCPILLHPPAEPVGAAAMRGRIGLVEHVARPCDVTAGVAAILFAGWLDRYPELKLIAANAGGALPLLVEKLELAQRRGAPGDPPRAVEGTPARPMSEAVRRIWVDTATPSPLALSAALQVFGPDRLMFGTDSPPLATPLEAALSMVDGVTGDAGQRGRIRSATARTLFGLDRTAAA, encoded by the coding sequence ATGACGATCGACATCCACGGACACATCACCCCGCCGGAGCTGCTCGCGCGCTTCCCGATGCCGGCCAGCCTGGGCGACGTCGAGGGCATGATCAGCCGGAAGGCGTCGCTGGGCATCGAGCTGACCATCGTGGGCAGCCCGGTCGGGGTGGGCACCATGGTTCCGGTGCCGGGGCTGGACAACTACGCCCAGTCGGCGGACCGGATCGACGCCTTCCACGAGTGGGTGGCCGAGACGGTCCGGGCACACCACCGGCACCTGCGGGCATACGCCTACGTCAACCCGTACGCCACCGACGACTCGCTGCACCGGGTGGCCAAGCGGCTGGCCCAGGAGGAGTTCGTCGGGCTGATCGTGAACACCAGCGTGCGCGGCGAGTACCTGGACTCGCCGCGGGCCGAGGGCGTCTTCGCGCTGGCCGCGGAGACCGGCTGCCCGATCCTGCTGCACCCGCCGGCCGAGCCGGTCGGCGCGGCGGCCATGCGCGGCCGGATCGGCCTGGTCGAGCACGTGGCCCGGCCCTGCGACGTGACCGCCGGGGTGGCCGCGATCCTGTTCGCCGGGTGGTTGGACCGGTATCCGGAACTCAAGCTGATCGCCGCCAACGCCGGGGGCGCGCTGCCGCTGCTGGTGGAGAAGCTGGAACTGGCGCAGCGGCGGGGCGCGCCCGGGGATCCGCCCCGGGCGGTCGAGGGTACGCCGGCCCGACCGATGAGCGAGGCGGTCCGCCGGATCTGGGTGGACACCGCCACGCCCAGCCCGCTCGCGCTGTCCGCCGCGCTCCAGGTGTTCGGGCCGGACCGGCTGATGTTCGGCACCGACTCGCCGCCGCTGGCCACCCCGCTGGAGGCGGCGCTGTCCATGGTGGACGGCGTGACCGGCGACGCCGGGCAGCGCGGGCGGATCCGGTCCGCGACCGCCCGGACGCTGTTCGGGCTGGACCGGACGGCGGCGGCGTGA
- a CDS encoding antibiotic biosynthesis monooxygenase, whose translation MSGGSTETATGRARVVFLIRVDQDRAEEFRHAYEKVRYAVAEGVPGHLVDQVCRSATDPQQWLITSEWASLEHFEAWERSPDHRELVRPMRECMTEARSLRFVVEMQTTGRRSEEIRGEST comes from the coding sequence ATGAGCGGGGGCAGCACGGAGACGGCCACCGGTAGGGCCCGGGTGGTCTTCCTGATCCGGGTCGACCAGGACCGCGCCGAGGAGTTCCGGCACGCGTACGAGAAGGTCCGGTACGCCGTGGCGGAGGGGGTGCCGGGTCACCTCGTCGACCAGGTCTGCCGGTCGGCGACGGACCCGCAGCAGTGGTTGATCACGAGTGAGTGGGCCAGCCTCGAACACTTCGAGGCGTGGGAGCGCAGTCCGGACCACCGGGAACTGGTCCGGCCGATGCGCGAGTGCATGACCGAGGCGAGGTCGCTGCGTTTCGTCGTCGAGATGCAGACCACCGGCCGCAGGAGCGAGGAAATCCGAGGGGAATCGACGTGA
- a CDS encoding medium chain dehydrogenase/reductase family protein has translation MKAQRVYALNRGASEFFDIREVELPEPAAGQARVRVEAAGVSYGDLLLQRGVIPGGPKPPFVPGFDLVGVVESVGPGVVGLAAGDRVAALVREGGYSTALNVPAERLVPVPDGVDPTQAAAVTLNYFIAHQMLHRVADVRGGHRILVHGASGGVGLAFLQLAGLIGDVTVWGTASAGNADLLRAAGASPIDYRGEDFVAVVKAAGANLRAVFDPMGGTHFWRSYSVLGRGGYLVGYGQSKALRDGRRDMRVGALGFLGGIIAPKLLPDGRQTVFYNAWALERSQPAAYREDLAQVLRLLAEGRIAPRAVTALPLAEAERVVRELAAPAGASGGKFVLTGRG, from the coding sequence ATGAAGGCACAGCGGGTGTACGCGCTCAACCGCGGCGCGTCGGAGTTCTTCGACATCCGGGAGGTCGAGCTGCCGGAGCCGGCGGCCGGGCAGGCCCGGGTGCGGGTCGAGGCCGCGGGCGTCTCGTACGGGGATCTGCTGCTGCAACGCGGCGTCATCCCCGGCGGCCCGAAGCCGCCGTTCGTGCCCGGCTTCGACCTGGTCGGCGTCGTCGAGTCGGTCGGGCCGGGCGTGGTCGGCCTGGCCGCGGGAGACCGGGTGGCCGCGCTGGTACGGGAGGGCGGCTACAGCACCGCGCTGAACGTGCCGGCCGAGCGGCTGGTGCCGGTGCCGGACGGGGTGGACCCGACGCAGGCCGCGGCGGTCACCCTCAACTACTTCATCGCCCACCAGATGCTGCACCGGGTCGCCGACGTGCGCGGCGGGCACCGGATCCTGGTGCACGGCGCCTCCGGCGGCGTCGGCCTGGCGTTCCTGCAACTGGCCGGGCTGATCGGCGACGTCACCGTCTGGGGTACGGCGTCCGCCGGCAACGCCGACCTGCTGCGCGCCGCGGGCGCCAGCCCGATCGACTACCGCGGCGAGGACTTCGTCGCGGTGGTGAAGGCCGCCGGTGCGAACCTGCGGGCGGTGTTCGACCCGATGGGCGGCACCCACTTCTGGCGCTCGTACTCGGTGCTCGGTCGCGGCGGCTACCTCGTCGGGTACGGCCAGAGCAAGGCGCTGCGGGACGGCAGGCGGGACATGCGGGTGGGTGCGCTCGGCTTCCTCGGCGGCATCATCGCGCCCAAGCTGCTGCCGGACGGCCGGCAGACGGTGTTCTACAACGCGTGGGCGCTGGAGAGGTCGCAGCCGGCTGCCTACCGGGAGGACCTGGCGCAGGTGCTGCGGCTGCTGGCGGAGGGCCGGATCGCGCCGCGGGCCGTGACCGCGCTGCCGCTGGCCGAGGCGGAGCGGGTGGTCCGCGAACTGGCGGCGCCGGCCGGTGCCTCGGGCGGGAAGTTCGTGTTGACCGGCCGGGGCTGA
- a CDS encoding SchA/CurD-like domain-containing protein, which produces MSQWHALFYPLKPGSEEAVKELFRVSGRPEFDVRNADGEVVGRLLGTMAFVGRELAVRVMEVEGPLPLVAAHMGRQPAVRAFEERLEEHLAEPRDMRSPAGARAFFQRNGLECVLSRRHDQPLTQV; this is translated from the coding sequence ATGAGCCAGTGGCACGCCCTGTTCTACCCGCTGAAGCCGGGCAGCGAGGAGGCGGTCAAGGAGCTGTTCCGGGTCAGCGGCCGGCCCGAGTTCGACGTACGGAACGCCGACGGCGAGGTGGTCGGCCGGCTGCTCGGCACGATGGCCTTCGTCGGTCGGGAGCTGGCGGTGCGGGTGATGGAGGTCGAGGGGCCGCTGCCGCTGGTGGCGGCCCACATGGGCCGGCAGCCGGCGGTCCGGGCGTTCGAGGAGCGGCTGGAGGAGCACCTGGCCGAGCCGCGGGACATGCGCTCGCCCGCCGGTGCCCGGGCGTTCTTCCAGCGCAACGGCCTGGAGTGCGTGCTGTCCCGGCGGCACGACCAGCCGCTGACGCAGGTGTGA